Below is a genomic region from Spirosoma radiotolerans.
TCATGTCTATAGAATGAATTTGTTACCAAAAGAAACCCTTTATTCACTCAAAAACTCAGCTTATGAAACGCATCGCATCACAAATTTTTGTCATGGCTTGGCTACCATTCGTAAGTCAGGCTCAAACGACCACCAAACCTAGCCTGATGCAGGCATTGATGGAAGCTGTTAGTTCGGCTACTGTTTCCGACGCCCAGGTTGCCGACTTATCTCGCCAGGCGATAAAAGAAATGGATGCTAAAAATCCAGTAGCTGCTCCAAACGATCCGTACACATTACGGTTAAATAAAATCGTCAGCCGCCATCACACCATAGGTGGATTACCCCTCAATTTTAAAGTGTACAAAGTGCCCGATGTCAATGCGTTTGCAACTGCGGATGGTAGCGTGCGTGTCTTCAAAGGGCTCATGGACATCATGACCGATAACGAATTGCTGGCCGTTATGGGACACGAAATTGGGCACGTCATCAACCATGATTCCAAGGATGCGATGAAAAGAGGACTTCAAACGTCAGCTTTACGCGATGCACTATCCTCGGGTTCAGGTACAGTGAGCAAAGTGGCTCAATCACAATTGGGTAGCGTAGCTGATTACCTGATAAGCGCCAAATTCAGTCGCCAGCAGGAAACCGAAGCGGACGATTACAGCTATGACTTCCTAAAGCGCAATGGGTACAATGTGCTGGCATTGGCTACCTCATTTGAGAAATTGGCTAAGCTGAGCGGTGGGGCGCAGGGGGGCAAGTTGGCTTCGCTTGTATCGGACCACCCCGACAGCCAGAGCCGGGCTCAACGTGTAC
It encodes:
- a CDS encoding M48 family metallopeptidase — protein: MKRIASQIFVMAWLPFVSQAQTTTKPSLMQALMEAVSSATVSDAQVADLSRQAIKEMDAKNPVAAPNDPYTLRLNKIVSRHHTIGGLPLNFKVYKVPDVNAFATADGSVRVFKGLMDIMTDNELLAVMGHEIGHVINHDSKDAMKRGLQTSALRDALSSGSGTVSKVAQSQLGSVADYLISAKFSRQQETEADDYSYDFLKRNGYNVLALATSFEKLAKLSGGAQGGKLASLVSDHPDSQSRAQRVRDRARRDGLAK